One stretch of Thermococcus sp. 21S9 DNA includes these proteins:
- a CDS encoding DUF2341 domain-containing protein codes for MKRRGFIINSTVLVLLIPLLLLLATYSNVTSYVLQAQSQATRLKTTQDVVSYLQLDLQNVMRLSIKRALVLSIAFVTSVQPLDNAQLALEDLVKYGAYPQITSAGADWASRERQFMGNATLLDWLNNMRDYLATMGYRMVTPPSQVLDSINLTIAPLDSFHIVANVTIPHIVIEDSSGKIVYNSSIPPTGSLYVVVPITNLEDPLVSYLTRGRLSRVINPCQFAYPNITPPYYLLTGYGDPETMPLKFAAPFAPTIASDKIYYGDTYPGDGALAYVLKDQPTTTPSSAFVFDTRVNGSLVSPSDVLKDGNMGVMVFSGTVGAGTTWCDDNYAMKTDFTLSGVSDGQVVLLKFNPATVPFSQIRHNGSYADLRIYTSSCVPARYWIEKWDSNEVLIWLNVTGTSYSIYYSSDTGAPLSRGYLNNVFGNNYVENVTLSPGQSLFLFNTTSPVFIRYNASASANADFGGGVSLNVSARIPANVLNVSLDYPSSVSDVQVPVYLNSTWASLIPHSGNEARIEVYSDPSLTTALPFWIEYWNNNGALIWVRTSVPGNVYIRFGDDLPLTQGNGSQVFEFFDDFSYLTAGLPGSTIASLLESHGWNVGGDTDYLTSGNGVLDVSGDSSWYYPEVWLWTQKRFPYYTYVVGMGVKLNGEPFLGWYITSTDIGLIEHIYYSSFYNGYYGHLYTFDFDQGDELSYYGTGGEYLYNAWTHLEIAIDWTSTGGVYFETYQNQTGPFTGTWGGDTVSVSYYSTFYPYSNTAIGLGQFYGGPTEYDFVYVRKYLDLSALDENVSRVYTEKSTSFQLVDNWTTSGRLFILQDWNTTLASYPAGTWPIDVPNRYEVDVVPYTNLFLNYTHEPNSAVSQNSNSIVNVSVAGNISVYLTVNNSAGNSAHFSWVFWAPYPYSVLSPVLGAPQQRPPAGNYVSARVFDIQPFISCILDDRYFGVAGAPSFFERLEGGSSVHRAHYVALAQAMQKAVYGSVKYPIGLVSFILPKNLPANLNFLVREQPAVDYIYLDYADYPGDDPSAMQVLGISATGGISTTPVLDQNFYLTPTTASLIFGPYANDLLVPIGSG; via the coding sequence ATGAAGAGGCGAGGCTTCATAATAAACTCAACCGTTCTCGTTCTTCTCATACCCTTACTCCTGCTTCTCGCCACCTACAGCAACGTTACCTCATACGTTCTTCAGGCTCAATCACAGGCGACCCGTTTGAAAACGACGCAGGACGTTGTATCGTACCTTCAACTCGACCTCCAGAACGTCATGAGGCTCTCGATTAAGAGGGCCCTCGTCCTCAGCATAGCCTTCGTGACCTCCGTGCAACCCCTTGACAACGCCCAGCTCGCCCTCGAGGACCTCGTCAAGTACGGGGCGTATCCCCAGATAACCTCGGCCGGCGCGGACTGGGCGTCCCGGGAGAGGCAGTTCATGGGAAACGCCACTCTACTCGACTGGCTGAACAACATGAGGGACTACCTCGCCACGATGGGGTACAGGATGGTCACTCCCCCATCCCAGGTGCTGGACAGCATAAACCTGACAATCGCCCCCCTTGACTCCTTCCACATAGTTGCGAACGTCACTATTCCCCACATCGTCATCGAGGACTCCTCTGGCAAGATAGTCTACAACTCGAGCATTCCCCCAACTGGCTCGCTCTACGTCGTCGTGCCAATCACTAACCTTGAGGACCCCCTTGTTTCGTACCTCACCAGGGGCAGGCTCTCCAGGGTCATAAACCCCTGCCAGTTCGCGTACCCAAACATAACCCCTCCCTACTACCTCCTCACGGGGTACGGTGACCCGGAGACGATGCCCCTCAAGTTCGCCGCACCCTTCGCGCCCACGATAGCCTCAGATAAAATCTACTACGGCGACACATATCCGGGAGACGGCGCCCTTGCTTATGTTCTCAAGGACCAGCCCACGACCACCCCAAGCTCGGCCTTCGTCTTTGATACCCGCGTAAACGGCTCACTCGTGTCTCCGTCGGATGTTCTTAAGGATGGCAACATGGGTGTTATGGTCTTCTCCGGAACCGTTGGAGCGGGCACTACATGGTGTGACGACAACTATGCCATGAAGACCGATTTCACCCTGTCAGGCGTCTCCGATGGTCAGGTAGTCCTGCTGAAGTTCAACCCTGCTACGGTTCCGTTTTCCCAGATACGGCACAACGGCTCCTACGCCGATTTGAGGATATACACCTCAAGCTGTGTTCCCGCCCGCTACTGGATTGAAAAATGGGACTCGAACGAGGTCTTGATTTGGCTCAACGTCACCGGAACATCTTATTCAATCTACTACTCCTCCGACACCGGCGCTCCCCTGAGCAGGGGATACCTCAACAACGTCTTTGGCAACAACTACGTTGAGAACGTTACCCTTTCCCCCGGCCAGTCTCTCTTCCTCTTCAACACTACTTCCCCTGTCTTCATCCGCTACAACGCCTCAGCATCAGCCAACGCAGACTTCGGGGGAGGTGTCTCCCTGAACGTCTCGGCCCGGATTCCCGCTAACGTCCTCAACGTGTCCCTTGATTACCCATCGAGCGTTTCCGACGTCCAGGTGCCTGTGTACCTCAACTCAACCTGGGCTTCGCTGATTCCCCACTCCGGCAACGAGGCAAGGATTGAGGTTTACTCCGACCCAAGCCTAACGACCGCCCTGCCCTTCTGGATTGAGTACTGGAACAACAATGGCGCCCTCATATGGGTGAGGACGAGCGTCCCAGGTAACGTTTACATCCGCTTCGGCGATGACCTTCCCCTAACCCAGGGCAACGGAAGTCAGGTCTTCGAGTTCTTCGACGACTTCTCATATCTGACGGCTGGACTGCCCGGCTCGACCATAGCGAGCCTGCTGGAGAGCCACGGTTGGAACGTCGGGGGCGACACAGATTATCTGACCTCCGGAAACGGGGTCCTTGATGTCAGCGGGGACTCGAGCTGGTACTATCCTGAGGTGTGGCTGTGGACGCAGAAGAGGTTCCCCTATTACACCTACGTCGTGGGAATGGGTGTTAAGCTAAACGGGGAGCCTTTCCTCGGGTGGTACATCACGAGCACCGACATCGGATTGATTGAGCATATCTATTACTCCAGCTTCTACAACGGCTACTATGGACACCTCTACACCTTTGACTTCGACCAGGGTGACGAGCTGTCCTATTACGGAACCGGTGGTGAGTACCTGTACAACGCCTGGACCCACCTTGAGATTGCCATCGACTGGACATCAACGGGTGGAGTGTACTTCGAGACCTACCAGAACCAGACGGGTCCGTTCACTGGAACCTGGGGTGGCGATACAGTGAGCGTCAGCTACTACTCGACCTTCTACCCCTACAGCAACACCGCCATAGGCCTTGGACAGTTCTACGGTGGCCCCACTGAGTACGACTTCGTCTACGTGAGGAAGTACCTCGACCTCAGTGCCCTTGACGAGAACGTTAGCAGGGTGTACACCGAGAAGTCCACCTCTTTCCAGCTCGTCGACAACTGGACCACCTCCGGAAGGCTCTTCATACTCCAGGACTGGAACACAACCCTCGCGAGTTATCCGGCAGGAACCTGGCCGATTGACGTTCCCAACCGCTACGAGGTCGATGTGGTTCCGTACACCAACCTGTTCCTCAACTACACCCACGAGCCCAACTCCGCAGTGTCCCAGAACTCGAACTCAATAGTCAACGTTTCAGTTGCCGGCAACATTAGCGTTTACCTGACCGTGAACAACAGCGCAGGAAACTCCGCCCACTTTTCCTGGGTCTTCTGGGCACCGTATCCGTACAGTGTGCTCTCTCCTGTGCTTGGGGCTCCCCAGCAGAGGCCACCCGCGGGCAACTACGTGAGTGCAAGGGTCTTCGACATTCAGCCCTTCATAAGTTGCATCCTCGACGACAGGTACTTCGGCGTTGCCGGGGCACCGTCTTTCTTTGAGCGCCTTGAGGGCGGAAGCTCTGTTCACAGGGCCCATTACGTCGCCCTTGCCCAGGCCATGCAGAAGGCCGTTTACGGAAGCGTTAAGTACCCCATCGGCCTGGTGAGTTTCATACTCCCCAAGAACCTCCCTGCAAACCTGAACTTCCTCGTTCGCGAGCAACCTGCCGTGGACTACATCTACCTCGACTACGCCGATTACCCCGGCGACGACCCCAGCGCCATGCAGGTCCTTGGAATATCAGCCACTGGCGGAATATCAACGACTCCCGTCCTGGACCAGAACTTTTACCTTACCCCGACCA